The following coding sequences are from one Scomber scombrus chromosome 20, fScoSco1.1, whole genome shotgun sequence window:
- the cdk8 gene encoding cyclin-dependent kinase 8 — MDYDFKVKLTGERERVEDLFEYEGCKVGRGTYGHVYKAKRKDGKDDKDYALKQIEGTGISMSACREIALLRELKHPNVISLQKVFLSHADRKVWLLFDYAEHDLWHIIKFHRASKANKKPLQLPRGMVKSLLYQILDGIHYLHANWVLHRDLKPANILVMGEGPERGRVKIADMGFARLFNSPLKPLADLDPVVVTFWYRAPELLLGARHYTKAIDIWAIGCIFAELLTSEPIFHCRQEDIKTSNPYHHDQLDRIFNVMGFPADKDWEDIKKMPEHSTLMKDFRRNTYTNCSLIKYMEKHKVKPDSKAFHLLQKLLTMDPIRRITSEQAMQDPYFLEEPLPTSDVFAGCQIPYPKREFLTEEEPEDKADKKNQQQQQGNNHTNGAGHTGNQDNSHVQGPPLKKVRVVPPTTTSGGLIMTSDYQRSNPHAAYQNPGPSTSLPQNSMGYSSTSQQPPQYSHQTHRY; from the exons gAAGGATGATAAGGACTACGCCCTCAAGCAGATTGAAGGCACTGGCATCTCCATGTCAGCCTGCAGAGAGATTGCA ctGCTGCGGGAGCTGAAGCACCCCAATGTCATCTCACTGCAGAAGGTTTTCCTATCACATGCAGACCGTAAAGTATGGCTGCTCTTTGACTACGCCGAACATGATCTTTGG CACATTATTAAGTTCCACAGAGCGTCCAAGGCCAACAAGAAGCCACTTCAGCTTCCTAGAGGAATGGTCAAGTCTCTGCTCTACCAGATCCTGGATGGCATCCATTACCTCCATGCCAACTGGGTCCTCCACAGAGACCTT AAACCAGCTAACATTTTAGTGATGGGGGAAGGGCCAGAAAGGGGTAGAGTAAAGATTG CGGACATGGGGTTTGCTCGTCTCTTCAATTCACCACTGAAGCCTTTAGCCGATCTCGACCCTGTGGTGGTCACCTTCTGGTACAGAGCACCTGAACTACTGCTTGGGGCTCGGCACTACACCAAAGCCATCG ACATCTGGGCGATTGGCTGCATCTTTGCAGAGCTGCTGACATCTGAGCCCATATTCCACTGTCGCCAGGAGGACATCAAGACCAGTAACCCATACCACCACGACCAACTGGACCGCATCTTTAACGTCATGGGCTTCCCTGCTG ATAAAGACTGGGAGGACATCAAAAAGATGCCAGAACACTCCACGCTGATGAAAGACTTTAGAAGGAACAC ATACACAAACTGCAGCCTTATAAAGTacatggaaaaacacaaagtcaaacCAGACAGCAAAGCATTCCACTTG CTGCAGAAACTGTTGACCATGGACCCCATCCGTAGAATCACATCCGAGCAGGCCATGCAGGACCCCTACTTTTTGGAGGAGCCGCTGCCCACCTCTGA TGTGTTTGCAGGCTGCCAGATTCCCTATCCCAAGAGGGAGTTTCTGACAGAGGAGGAGCCAGAGGACAAGGCAGACAAA aagaaccagcagcagcaacagggaAACAACCACACAAATGGGGCGGGGCACACTGGCAACCAGGACAACAGCCACGTCCAGGGCCCGCCTCTAAAGAAAGTGCGAGTTGTCCCTCCCACCACTACCTCAGGTGGCCTCATAATGACCTCAGACTACCAG CGCTCCAATCCACACGCTGCCTACCAGAACCCTGGACCAAGCACATCACTGCCCCAAAACAGCATGGGATATTCCTCTACCTCCCAACAGCCACCCCAGTACTCCCACCAGACCCACCGCTACTGA